The Pontiella desulfatans sequence GGCCGGACCCATCCCAACCGGATGGGCTCCCATATATCTGGCGCGACGGCGAGGTGAACCCGGAAACCCGGACGACCGCCTCGGACCAAGTGCGGAAAAGTGCCATGGTCAAGGCGGTGGATTCCCTTGCGCTGGCCTACTATTTTACGGAAGACGAGCGCTACGCAAACCATGCCGCGCGTTTACTGCGGTTCTGGTTCCTGGATCCCAAGACGCGGATGAATCCCAACCTGAATTTTGGCCAAGCAATTCCTGGAATGGATACCGGGCGCAGCATCGGAATCATCGAAAGCGTCGGCTTCCTGAAGACCGCCGATGCCGCCGTTTTGCTGCAACCTTCCAAAGCGTGGAAACCCGTTGACCATGGCGGCCTGAAAGCGTGGTACCGCGAATACCTCCAGTGGCTCCTGGAAAGCCCGCACGGCAGAAAGGAAGGCCAGGCAACCAACAACCACGGCACCTGGTACGATGTGCAGGTCGCCTGCTTTGCCCTGTTCTGCGGCGACCGGGCAACGGCGAAAACGGTGCTGGAAAAAGCCGGGCAGGTACGCATCGCCAGCCAGATCGATGAAGAAGGCAAGCAGGAAGAAGAGTTGCGGCGCACCAAATCGTTTTCATACAGCATCATGAACCTAAAGGCCTTGTATGCCCTCGCACGCCTCGGGGAATCCGCCGGAATCGACCTCTGGAAATTGGGCGAAGGCGACCGCCCCTACCTGCAGGCTGCATTCGAGTTCCTGGCGCCCTACACCAACAAAGACCTCGAGTGGCCCTATAGACAGATCAGCACCGTGAAAAGCGCCTCCATGTATCCGCTCATCAGCCAGGCCTACATCAACTACCGGAAACCGGAATACCGCGACCTGCTCAAGCACCTATCGGAAGAAGACCTCTCCCAGCCGGAACTGTTGCTGTTCCCCGTTCCGTAGCGCGGATATCCGATCCACGTTTCCGCTTCCCGACATCCGCAAGAATCTTTTGACAGGATAACCGGATGGTCAGGATCGATGGGCAGTTGCTTTCGTGTCTTGAACGCAGTGAAGCAGGGAAATGCTGGGCTTCGATTCAATATGACGAATTAGGCGGCCTGACCATTTGTCCTTTCAATAATCCTTGATTCTAAGATTCATCGGCTGACCCCTTTTTGACCGAATCCGGCCTCATGGGTGCTTCCAACGGAGCGGGGGCTTTCCTGCCCCCGTCGGGCACAGGAATTTCCCTGTTCCCGTACAAGACAGGAATCGGCACCGTACCGCAGGCGGCCCGCCTGCCCCGCCGAACGGGCAACCACCGCGCGCCCCCAAAAGCCGCTCGCGCTCTTTTGCATCTACCCGGGCACTCCGACCCTTTTTCACAAAGATCAAAGGACCGACCCCTTTTTAGGCACTCGTCAACCAAAATGACGATTTAGGCGGCCTGACCCCTTTTCTTCCCGGAAGCAAACATTCCATAGCCATTATTTTTAAACAGTTCCGGCAACGTCGTCGTGCGGTCACGAAACTCATCCGTAAACACCTTCTCACTATAAAACGCGTAATGCCCCGACTTAAACGGCTCCATGCCGATAAGCAGTGCATTACGGCTCGGCGAACACCCGGGCGCGGAACAGTGCGCATTGCTGAAATTGACGCCCTTCCGCGCCAGGCGATCCATATTCGGCGTCTGCGCCGCCGGATGCCCCCCCAGAAAACCGGTCCAGTCGTTCATATCATCAATGGCAATAAACAGAATATTAGGCTGTTCCGCGGCACGAGCCGCACCGCCCAGTCCGACTGCCAGCATCAAGGCCATATAAATCGATTTCATATCACTACGTTCCCATTTAAGCGGTTAACCGAACAAGGTACCCTGTTTGCGGCATATCGTCCATTGCGGTTATCTCCAGTTCAGTAAAACCGGATTAACTACGAAGGCTCCAGGAACGCAAAGCAAGGTAGGGCGGCCTCGCTCGAGTGAGCCCACCTTGTCGAGGCCAACCCGGCTCACGTTGGCGAGGGCACCGCTTCAATTACAGCGAACAGTACGCACCGTCCGGCAGATAGCGGCGACGCCGTCGCGCGCACTCCAAGGCGGCTATGCCGCAAGTTATTGCTTCAGATTCAAAACAGCTGTTTCAAGCCCCGCGCCTTTGACGGTCAGCGTCAATGCGCCGGGATCGGTTCCGGTTTTAATGAGTGCCAGACAACGTCCCAGATAGGTCGGACGATTCGTGCAATTTAACCGGGAATTGACGACATCACCGTTTCCGTTGTTGAGTGCGAAAATTTCCGCATCGCCGCTGATTTCACAGGTGAGTTCTTTTTCGGAAAAGACCACCGGCCGACCTTCATCGTCCGTGAGTTGTAATTCCACCCGAACAAATCCGGCGGGTTTCAGGGACTCCGTATCTGCGGTCAGCTGTATGCGCGAGGCATCCCCTGCCGTCTTCACGGTCGATTCACACACCTCCGCGCCGGCGACCACGCCTTTGGCGGTCAGCGTTCCTTCCTCAAAGGCGATATCGCGCCATTTCATAATCCAGTTGGGCACATCCGCCAACTTTTGATTTCCAAGCCGTTTTCCGTTGAGGTACAGGTTCACCGAATCACAATTGCCGTACGTCACAGCGCTCACCGTCTCGCCGGCGGTCCGATTCCAGTTCCGGCTCAGCTTGGGGATTCCCCATGTCCCTTCAACCGTGTCGGGATTCTCCTCGTAAATGGCCAGATATACCATCGGCTCTTCCGTCCAGAAGGCTTCATACAGATAGGACTCAGGTCGTCTAAACTCAACAGCGTTGATCAGACCGCTGTTCCCGCTTGCATCTGGATAGGTTCTGGATTCACCCAGATAACCGATACCCGGCCATAGAAACACGCCCATGTTGTTATCATTTTCCAGCGCATCCAGCCAGGGACTGCGCTCTACACTGGCGAAGCGGACTTCCGGCGTACTGTTGAAGTAGCGATAGCTTTCGGTACTGAGAAAGGGTTTGCCCGGCTTTTTCTCGGCAATCATTTTGCACCACTGCTCGCCATAGTTCAGCGCGATCAAATCCATATACCGGCAGCTTTCGATGATGTCGTTCACCTTCCGCTCCACAATATTCCTGCCCTTATAATCCTTCCCGCGCTCCATGCCGGAAATAACCGGGCGGGTCGGGTCCAACGAGCGAACAAA is a genomic window containing:
- a CDS encoding alginate lyase family protein, translated to MQNRSQFIKAVALVAGAPYTVCAGRNRAPETYYQPGNWLAHSKAQIAKKDPRYLAALQRLIAQADEALNAGPFTVMQKSTTPASGDKHDYMSQGPYWWPDPSQPDGLPYIWRDGEVNPETRTTASDQVRKSAMVKAVDSLALAYYFTEDERYANHAARLLRFWFLDPKTRMNPNLNFGQAIPGMDTGRSIGIIESVGFLKTADAAVLLQPSKAWKPVDHGGLKAWYREYLQWLLESPHGRKEGQATNNHGTWYDVQVACFALFCGDRATAKTVLEKAGQVRIASQIDEEGKQEEELRRTKSFSYSIMNLKALYALARLGESAGIDLWKLGEGDRPYLQAAFEFLAPYTNKDLEWPYRQISTVKSASMYPLISQAYINYRKPEYRDLLKHLSEEDLSQPELLLFPVP
- a CDS encoding sulfatase-like hydrolase/transferase, whose translation is MALMLAVGLGGAARAAEQPNILFIAIDDMNDWTGFLGGHPAAQTPNMDRLARKGVNFSNAHCSAPGCSPSRNALLIGMEPFKSGHYAFYSEKVFTDEFRDRTTTLPELFKNNGYGMFASGKKRGQAA